The proteins below are encoded in one region of Bacillus vallismortis:
- the flhA gene encoding flagellar biosynthesis protein FlhA: MSTRDLSVLISVVLIVAMLVIPFPPWLLSILIIINISLALIVLLTTMNMQEALQFSIFPSLLLLLTLFRLGLNVSTTRSILSHGEGGKVVETFGNFVVGGNVLVGLVVFIILIIIQFIVITKGSERVSEVAARFTLDAMPGKQMSIDADLNAGMITEQDAKHRREKVAREADFYGAMDGASKFVKGDAIAGIIIVMINIIFGIVIGMLQQDMSIQEAASKFTMLTVGDGIVSQIPALLISTATGIVVTRAASEGNLGHDITGQLFAYPKLLYVAASTILLLGIFTPIGIFLTGPLAGLLAFGAYMLSKSGKEKEEVDEILEEEAEVDDLKSPESVVQLLHIDPIEFEFGYGLIPLADANQGGDLLDRIVMIRRQLALELGLVIPVVRIRDNIALQPNEYRLKIKGNEVAKGELLLDHYLAMSPTPEDDLIEGIETVEPSFGLPAKWIAESVKDEADMLGYTVVDPASVVSTHITEKIKQYAHELIGRQETKQLIDHLKETYPVLVEEVTPNPLSVGDIQKVLAKLLKEKVSIRNLVTIFETLADYGKLTTDSDLLTEYTRQALAKQITAQFAKENEVLKVVTCSGRVEKAIADGVQQTEHGNYLSLEPDISESIVRSVAKEAEQLSLRQETAILLCSPPVRMYVKQLLERYFPDLPVLSYNELEANVEVQSIGVVDI, from the coding sequence ATGTCAACAAGAGATTTATCCGTTTTAATAAGTGTTGTCCTCATTGTGGCGATGCTGGTGATTCCATTTCCTCCATGGCTGTTAAGTATTTTGATCATTATTAATATTTCTCTTGCGTTGATCGTGCTTCTCACCACAATGAATATGCAGGAAGCGCTGCAGTTTTCGATTTTCCCGTCACTGTTGCTGCTTTTAACCCTATTTCGTTTGGGCTTGAACGTCTCAACGACCCGTTCAATTCTTTCACATGGTGAAGGCGGAAAAGTCGTCGAGACGTTCGGAAATTTCGTTGTCGGCGGAAATGTATTAGTTGGACTTGTTGTATTTATCATCCTGATTATTATTCAGTTTATCGTCATTACGAAAGGTTCTGAACGTGTTTCCGAGGTTGCAGCAAGATTTACGCTGGACGCAATGCCGGGGAAGCAAATGAGTATTGATGCTGATTTAAACGCAGGGATGATTACCGAACAGGATGCGAAGCACCGCCGCGAAAAAGTGGCAAGAGAGGCTGACTTTTATGGAGCGATGGACGGTGCAAGTAAATTTGTAAAAGGTGACGCGATTGCCGGAATCATCATTGTCATGATCAATATTATCTTCGGTATCGTAATCGGAATGCTTCAGCAGGACATGTCCATTCAAGAGGCAGCTTCAAAATTTACGATGCTGACCGTAGGAGATGGAATTGTTTCGCAAATTCCAGCCCTGTTAATTTCTACAGCTACGGGTATTGTCGTGACAAGAGCTGCCTCTGAAGGAAACTTAGGGCATGACATTACAGGTCAGCTTTTTGCTTATCCAAAGCTTTTATACGTCGCAGCATCTACGATTTTGCTTCTTGGTATTTTCACTCCGATTGGCATTTTTCTGACGGGCCCGCTTGCAGGGCTGCTTGCTTTCGGCGCATATATGCTATCTAAATCAGGTAAGGAAAAAGAAGAAGTGGATGAGATTCTCGAGGAAGAGGCTGAGGTCGACGACCTTAAAAGTCCTGAAAGCGTTGTGCAGCTTCTGCACATCGATCCGATAGAATTTGAGTTTGGATATGGTTTGATTCCGCTTGCTGATGCCAATCAAGGCGGTGATTTATTAGACAGAATTGTGATGATTCGCCGTCAATTGGCCCTGGAACTCGGCCTTGTCATTCCTGTTGTGCGTATCAGAGACAATATAGCATTGCAGCCTAATGAATACCGATTAAAAATTAAAGGGAACGAAGTAGCAAAAGGCGAGCTGTTGCTTGATCATTATTTAGCGATGTCGCCTACGCCTGAAGATGATCTCATTGAAGGGATTGAAACAGTTGAACCGTCATTCGGACTTCCGGCCAAATGGATTGCTGAATCGGTAAAAGATGAAGCTGACATGCTTGGTTATACAGTTGTTGATCCTGCTTCAGTCGTTTCCACCCATATTACGGAGAAGATTAAGCAGTATGCCCACGAACTGATCGGGAGACAGGAGACGAAACAGCTGATCGATCACTTGAAAGAAACGTATCCTGTTCTTGTCGAAGAGGTTACGCCTAATCCGTTGTCTGTCGGTGATATTCAGAAGGTGCTGGCTAAGCTTTTAAAAGAAAAAGTTTCAATCCGAAACTTAGTAACGATTTTTGAAACGCTTGCTGATTATGGAAAGTTAACAACAGATTCTGATCTTTTGACAGAGTATACAAGACAGGCGCTGGCCAAACAAATTACAGCCCAGTTTGCAAAAGAAAATGAAGTGTTAAAGGTTGTTACTTGTTCGGGTCGTGTAGAAAAGGCGATAGCTGACGGTGTACAGCAAACGGAACACGGAAATTATTTGTCGCTTGAACCAGATATTTCAGAAAGTATTGTGCGCTCTGTCGCTAAAGAAGCCGAACAGCTCTCATTACGTCAGGAAACAGCGATTCTTCTTTGCTCGCCCCCTGTCAGAATGTATGTAAAACAGCTTCTGGAACGATACTTCCCTGATCTTCCGGTCCTCTCATATAACGAACTTGAGGCGAATGTTGAGGTACAAAGCATTGGAGTGGTGGATATTTAA
- the flhB gene encoding flagellar biosynthesis protein FlhB — MKLRVDLQFFAGEKTEKATPKKRQDTRKKGQVAKSADVNTAVSLLVIFLSLIAIGPFMRDRLLSFIETFYTKSLLMKLSESNVHMLFISLLKDTAFVLAPIMLVALVAGVASNYMQVGFLFSTEVIKPKLEKLDPIKGFKRIYSMRAIVELLKSILKITVVGFAAFAVLWLHYGEILRLPLLTPEEALSFVSKLTLWMGLSGAGALLILAGLDYLYQKFDHEKNIKMSKQDIKDEYKKSEGDPIIKSKIKQRQREMAMRRMMQEVPKADVIITNPTHYAIALKYDEEKMDAPYIVAKGVDHLALKIRKIAKEHDVTMVENRPLARALYDQVEIDQAVPEEFFKVLAEILAYVYKTKQKVY, encoded by the coding sequence ATGAAGCTTAGAGTTGACCTGCAGTTTTTTGCGGGAGAGAAAACAGAAAAAGCCACTCCAAAAAAACGGCAGGATACGCGAAAAAAAGGACAGGTTGCCAAAAGTGCTGATGTTAATACTGCCGTTTCTTTATTAGTGATATTCCTTTCACTCATTGCGATTGGGCCTTTTATGAGGGACAGGCTACTGTCATTTATAGAAACATTTTATACCAAGTCGCTCTTAATGAAGCTCTCAGAATCAAATGTTCATATGCTGTTTATCAGCTTATTAAAAGATACGGCCTTTGTGCTTGCGCCGATTATGCTTGTCGCTCTTGTCGCAGGGGTCGCCAGCAACTATATGCAAGTGGGCTTCTTATTTTCTACAGAGGTCATAAAGCCTAAGCTTGAAAAACTGGACCCGATTAAAGGCTTTAAACGAATTTACAGCATGCGGGCCATAGTAGAACTGCTTAAATCCATTTTGAAAATCACTGTAGTCGGTTTTGCTGCTTTTGCTGTACTTTGGCTGCATTATGGAGAAATTCTCCGGCTCCCGCTTCTGACACCCGAAGAAGCACTTTCTTTTGTTTCAAAACTCACCCTGTGGATGGGGCTGAGCGGTGCAGGGGCTTTGTTGATTCTTGCTGGTCTCGATTATTTATATCAAAAGTTTGACCATGAGAAAAACATCAAAATGTCAAAGCAGGATATAAAAGATGAATACAAAAAGTCTGAAGGAGACCCGATTATCAAGTCTAAAATTAAACAAAGGCAGCGGGAAATGGCAATGAGGCGGATGATGCAGGAAGTTCCAAAAGCAGATGTCATTATCACAAACCCGACTCACTATGCGATTGCCCTGAAGTATGACGAAGAAAAAATGGACGCGCCTTATATTGTTGCAAAAGGTGTTGACCACCTCGCGTTAAAAATCAGGAAAATTGCGAAAGAGCATGATGTCACGATGGTCGAAAACAGACCGCTTGCCCGTGCGTTATATGATCAGGTAGAAATTGATCAGGCTGTGCCGGAAGAATTTTTTAAAGTACTGGCTGAAATTCTGGCTTACGTATATAAAACAAAACAAAAAGTATATTGA
- the fliR gene encoding flagellar biosynthetic protein FliR, producing MNSIIDLFPAFLLVFIRISAFFVTIPLFGHRNVPAVHRIGFAFFLAVICFSTIDKPPSLEIDGQYMLLAFKEALVGLCLGLIAYMMIAAVQIAGSFIDFQMGFSIANVIDPQTGAQSPLIGQFIYTMALLFMLSVNAHHLLLDGIYYSFQYISIDQAFPNFGDEKFAYFIAKSFNAMFIIAFQMSAPVVASLFLVDLALGIVARTVPQLNVFVVGLPLKIAVSFIMLIVCMSVIFVVVRNVFSLTIETMRNLLALVGVS from the coding sequence ATGAATTCGATTATTGATTTATTTCCTGCTTTTTTATTGGTTTTTATTAGAATTTCTGCTTTTTTTGTAACGATTCCGCTATTCGGACACCGAAATGTACCAGCTGTTCATCGAATTGGATTTGCTTTTTTTCTCGCGGTCATTTGTTTCAGCACCATTGATAAGCCTCCCTCTTTAGAGATAGATGGGCAATATATGCTCCTGGCGTTTAAAGAAGCTTTGGTTGGTCTCTGTCTGGGATTAATTGCTTATATGATGATTGCCGCAGTTCAAATTGCCGGCTCGTTTATTGATTTTCAAATGGGTTTTTCAATTGCGAACGTTATTGATCCGCAAACCGGGGCACAAAGTCCGCTAATTGGCCAGTTTATTTATACAATGGCACTTTTGTTTATGCTCAGTGTCAATGCCCATCATTTGCTGCTCGACGGTATTTACTACAGCTTTCAGTATATTTCAATTGATCAGGCATTTCCGAATTTCGGCGATGAGAAGTTTGCTTATTTTATCGCCAAAAGCTTTAATGCGATGTTTATTATCGCTTTTCAAATGTCAGCGCCTGTTGTGGCCAGTTTGTTTCTGGTTGACTTAGCATTAGGCATTGTGGCTCGAACTGTTCCGCAATTAAATGTATTTGTGGTCGGCCTGCCTTTAAAGATCGCTGTCAGTTTTATCATGCTTATTGTGTGTATGTCTGTTATCTTCGTCGTTGTGCGAAATGTCTTCAGTTTAACGATTGAAACGATGCGGAATCTTTTAGCATTGGTCGGTGTTTCTTAA
- the fliQ gene encoding flagellar biosynthesis protein FliQ, protein MSSEFVISMAEKAVYVTLMISGPLLAIALLVGLIVSIFQATTQIQEQTLAFIPKIVAVLLALIFFGPWMLSIILSFTTELFSNLNRFAG, encoded by the coding sequence GTGAGTTCAGAATTTGTAATTTCTATGGCGGAAAAAGCCGTATACGTAACGCTGATGATCAGTGGGCCATTATTGGCTATTGCTTTACTGGTCGGTTTAATCGTCAGCATATTTCAGGCGACAACTCAAATCCAGGAACAGACTTTGGCGTTTATTCCGAAAATCGTGGCAGTTCTCCTGGCCCTGATTTTTTTTGGCCCATGGATGCTGTCTATCATTCTTTCATTTACAACAGAGTTGTTTTCTAATTTAAATCGTTTTGCAGGGTAG
- the fliP gene encoding flagellar type III secretion system pore protein FliP (The bacterial flagellar biogenesis protein FliP forms a type III secretion system (T3SS)-type pore required for flagellar assembly.), with protein sequence MNEFINIFSSSDPENVSSSVKLLLLLTVFSVAPGILILMTCFTRIVIVLSFVRTSLATQSMPPNQVLIGLALFLTFFIMAPTFSEINKEALTPLMDNKISLDEAYTKAEEPIKEFMSKHTRQKDLALFMNYANMDKPESLKDIPLTTMVPAFAISELKTAFQIGFMIFIPFLIIDMVVASVLMSMGMMMLPPVMISLPFKILLFVLVDGWYLIVKSLLQSF encoded by the coding sequence ATGAATGAGTTTATAAATATTTTCAGTTCAAGCGATCCGGAAAACGTAAGTTCATCTGTTAAATTACTATTATTGTTAACTGTATTTTCAGTGGCGCCTGGAATATTGATTCTTATGACTTGTTTTACTCGCATCGTCATTGTTCTATCATTTGTCAGGACTTCACTGGCGACACAATCTATGCCGCCAAACCAGGTTCTGATCGGGCTGGCGCTGTTTTTAACGTTTTTTATTATGGCTCCTACTTTTTCAGAGATTAATAAAGAGGCGCTGACGCCATTGATGGACAACAAAATCAGTTTGGACGAAGCGTATACGAAAGCTGAGGAACCGATTAAAGAATTTATGAGTAAACACACAAGGCAGAAGGATCTGGCATTGTTTATGAATTACGCGAATATGGATAAACCTGAATCATTAAAGGATATCCCGCTAACAACAATGGTTCCCGCTTTTGCCATATCGGAGCTCAAAACAGCGTTTCAAATAGGTTTTATGATTTTTATTCCATTTTTAATTATAGATATGGTCGTAGCGAGCGTCTTAATGTCAATGGGAATGATGATGCTCCCTCCAGTTATGATTTCTCTGCCCTTTAAAATATTACTTTTTGTTTTAGTAGACGGCTGGTATTTAATTGTGAAATCTTTGCTTCAGAGCTTTTAG
- the fliZ gene encoding flagella biosynthesis regulatory protein FliZ, with product MKKSLYFIVFTCFFVLFSVHPIAAAAADSDNSTVNEWFQKKDEKTADKPEQKEEKTTQTADETEGAAAPSVSAFDFVKMIFALLFVVVLIYGLVKLMNKRNRLLKPFQYVENIGGTSVGQNRSIQLIKVGNNVLVVGVGETIQLLKEIEDEKEIEVILSQHEEAMSSKIEWTKLVKPLKGAEHQPQQKLPSFSKALKEQLEELKQNRSEGKKKGPRHHE from the coding sequence TTGAAAAAGAGTCTATATTTCATCGTTTTTACTTGTTTTTTCGTTTTATTCAGTGTACATCCGATTGCGGCTGCCGCGGCAGACTCTGACAATTCAACTGTAAACGAATGGTTTCAAAAGAAAGATGAAAAAACTGCAGATAAGCCAGAGCAAAAGGAAGAAAAAACAACACAAACTGCTGATGAGACGGAGGGGGCGGCTGCTCCTTCTGTCTCAGCTTTTGATTTCGTGAAGATGATTTTCGCTTTACTGTTTGTTGTCGTACTGATTTACGGGCTGGTAAAGCTTATGAACAAAAGAAATCGGCTCCTCAAGCCTTTTCAATATGTTGAAAATATTGGCGGCACATCGGTCGGGCAAAATAGATCCATCCAATTGATCAAAGTCGGAAACAATGTGCTCGTCGTTGGTGTAGGAGAGACGATCCAGCTGCTGAAAGAAATTGAAGATGAAAAAGAGATTGAGGTTATTCTCAGCCAGCATGAAGAGGCAATGTCAAGCAAAATAGAGTGGACAAAGTTAGTGAAGCCGCTGAAGGGTGCTGAACATCAGCCGCAGCAAAAACTGCCTTCATTTTCAAAAGCGTTAAAAGAGCAGCTTGAAGAGTTAAAACAAAATCGTTCTGAAGGAAAGAAGAAAGGCCCACGTCATCATGAATGA